In the Brassica napus cultivar Da-Ae chromosome A7, Da-Ae, whole genome shotgun sequence genome, one interval contains:
- the LOC106357518 gene encoding zinc finger CCCH domain-containing protein 21 — MPPKQQPKADLAKKQKQVEDKTFGLKNKNKSKNVQKYVQSLKQSVQPKPDAAKVAAKKKKEEEKAREQELNELFKVAISQPKVPVGVDPKSILCEFFKAGQCQKGFKCKFSHDLNIQRKGEKIDIYSDKRDEDGDMEEWDQETLEKVVESKKNEYNQNKPTDIVCKYFLDAVEKKQYGWFWACPNGGKECHYRHALPPGYILKSQMKALLEEESQKMPVEEEIENERAKLKTATQMTPALFMEWKRKKIAERDAGLAASQAERAKNDRMSGRELFLSNASLFVDDAEAFEEYEREKEEEEIEQKAKSKETEAGTSKSSGDAAEQSSKEVDEEDDDDDDDDLDMDELDELEASLSKTSIQIREPNSEGSSS, encoded by the exons ATGCCTCCAAAGCAACAACCAAAGGCTGATTTGGCGAAAAAGCAGAAGCAAGTGGAAGACAAAACATTCGGTCtgaaaaacaagaacaagagcaAGAACGTTCAGAAGTATGTCCAGAGTCTCAAGCAATCTGTTCAGCCTAAACCCGACGCAGCTAAAGTTGCAGCCAAG aaaaagaaagaggaagAGAAAGCGAGAGAACAGGAGTTGAATGAGTTGTTCAAGGTTGCCATTAGTCAGCCTAAAGTTCCTGTAg GTGTGGATCCAAAGTCAATCCTGTGTGAGTTTTTCAAGGCAGGGCAGTGTCAGAAGGGATTCAAGTGCAAATTCTCTCATGATTTGAACATTCAGAGGAAGGGTGAGAAGATCGATATTTACAGCGATAAGCGTGATGAAG atGGAGATATGGAGGAATGGGATCAAGAGACCCTTGAAAAGGTTGTGGAATCGAAGAAAAATGAATATAACCAGAATAAGCCAACTGATATT GTATGCAAGTATTTTCTGGACGCGGTGGAAAAGAAACAGTATGGGTGGTTCTGGGCTTGCCCCAATGGTGGCAAAGAGTGTCACTACAGGCACGCTCTTCCACCTGGCTATATCCTTAAATCTCAAATGAAGGCTCTCTTGGAAGAGGAGTCACAAAAGATGCCAGTTGAAGAAGAAATCGAGAATGAG CGTGCAAAACTGAAAACGGCGACACAGATGACACCTGCGCTATTTATGGaatggaagaggaagaagatagcTGAGAGAGATGCAGGTCTGGCTGCTTCTCAAGCTGAGAGAGCTAAGAACGACCGTATGAG TGGTCGGGAGCTGTTTCTGTCGAATGCAAGCTTGTTTGTGGACGATGCTGAGGCTTTTGAAGAATACGAGAGggaaaaagaagaggaagagattgAACAGAAg GCAAAGAGCAAAGAAACAGAGGCAGGGACAAGCAAGAGTAGTGGTGATGCTGCTGAACAGTCTTCAAAAGAAGTggatgaagaagacgacgacgacgatgatgatgatttggacATGGATGAGCTTGATGAACTGGAAGCAAGCTTGTCGAAGACATCGATCCAGATTCGTGAGCCAAACAGTGAAGGATCATCATCTTGA
- the LOC106357517 gene encoding monothiol glutaredoxin-S12, chloroplastic isoform X2, with product MAASANLGSLRSTTTSLFFSNRPFSLSMLRSSLVLRTCLIKPTPLRLLVSWPPHHGSSVRAMSSSSSSLEETVKTTVAENPVVVYSKSWCSYSSEVKSLFNGLQVKPLVVELDQLGAEGSQLQTVLEKLTGQFTVPNVFIGGKHIGGCSDTLQLYNKGQLEPMLAEANAKTGRT from the exons ATGGCCGCATCAGCCAATCTCGGGAGCCTGAGATCGACGACGACGTCGCTGTTTTTTTCGAATCGGCCATTCTCTTTGTCCATGTTAAGAAGCTCCCTCGTATTAAGGACATGCCTTATTAAGCCCACACCTCTCCGGCTCCTCGTGTCGTGGCCACCGCACCACGGCTCTTCCGTCAGGGCCATGTCATCATCGTCATCTTCCTTGGAGGAGACAGTTAAAACGACTGTAGCAGAAAACCCTGTGGTTGTCTACTCCAAATCCTGGTGCTC ATACTCGTCGGAAGTGAAGTCGTTGTTCAATGGGCTTCAAGTTAAGCCACTCGTTGTTGAACTCGATCAACTTG GTGCAGAGGGGTCGCAGCTGCAGACTGTCTTGGAGAAACTCACTGGACAATTCACTGTTCCTAATGTTTTCATCG GAGGCAAGCACATTGGTGGCTGCTCAG ATACGCTGCAGCTGTACAATAAAGGACAGCTCGAGCCAATGTTAGCTGAGGCCAATGCCAAAACCGGTCGGACCTAG
- the LOC106357517 gene encoding monothiol glutaredoxin-S12, chloroplastic isoform X1 has translation MAASANLGSLRSTTTSLFFSNRPFSLSMLRSSLVLRTCLIKPTPLRLLVSWPPHHGSSVRAMSSSSSSLEETVKTTVAENPVVVYSKSWCSYSSEVKSLFNGLQVKPLVVELDQLGAEGSQLQTVLEKLTGQFTVPNVFIVTAPSLYKSYFVFHDQEASTLVAAQIRCSCTIKDSSSQC, from the exons ATGGCCGCATCAGCCAATCTCGGGAGCCTGAGATCGACGACGACGTCGCTGTTTTTTTCGAATCGGCCATTCTCTTTGTCCATGTTAAGAAGCTCCCTCGTATTAAGGACATGCCTTATTAAGCCCACACCTCTCCGGCTCCTCGTGTCGTGGCCACCGCACCACGGCTCTTCCGTCAGGGCCATGTCATCATCGTCATCTTCCTTGGAGGAGACAGTTAAAACGACTGTAGCAGAAAACCCTGTGGTTGTCTACTCCAAATCCTGGTGCTC ATACTCGTCGGAAGTGAAGTCGTTGTTCAATGGGCTTCAAGTTAAGCCACTCGTTGTTGAACTCGATCAACTTG GTGCAGAGGGGTCGCAGCTGCAGACTGTCTTGGAGAAACTCACTGGACAATTCACTGTTCCTAATGTTTTCATCG TCACTGCTCCATCACTTTACAAATCTTATTTCGTATTTCATGACCAGGAGGCAAGCACATTGGTGGCTGCTCAG ATACGCTGCAGCTGTACAATAAAGGACAGCTCGAGCCAATGTTAG